DNA from Garra rufa chromosome 5, GarRuf1.0, whole genome shotgun sequence:
AATGTCACAATTATGAAACAAATGCAATTTCAGATATAAAGCAGCTTTAAAAAGACAATAGTGTTGTCATTCTTCTTGTTGGTTTAGTTTAATAATAGTGCAGAGTACAGTAAATTATGAAACAAGCTTCATTCAGCAATAAGCAGCTTTACAGAAGGCAATAGTGCCATCATTTAGCTTTTGTATAAAGAATAGACTGAAATTTGTGTTCTTCCGTGAGAATCTTCATCTTCTGTGAACTTTTATTTGCTAAAACTGGATCGAGTCGTTAAGTCGAACTTGAACCAGATTAGTCTGATTTGTGAACTGATCATTCCTTGTGtactaaatcagattttttgtcttgattgTGTCAAGGTCTGATGTTAAGATGAGCTTGGATgaatatattatgtttatttctAAAGCTGTGTGTGTCTGTATTTTCATAGTTTGGGTGGTTATCCTCCATTTAACACTGAGTGCTCCACCATGTCTGTGCGTGAGCAGATCATTAACGGCCACTACCGCTTCATCCCATCTCAGTGGAAGAAGGTTTCCAATGAAGGTAATGTCTTTGTTTTCCATTAACAATTAGACAGTTAAATTGCATGTACATCATATCAGTTCATATTGTCAGAAATATTTGTGACcataaaccacaaaaccagtcttaagggtcaattttttttttttttttagatttatacgtcatctaaaagctgaataaatacgctttccattgatgtatgatttgttgggTTAGGACAATACATTGAGAAATTCACCTTAAAAgctgtccaagtgaagttcttagcaatgcatattactattcaaaaaatatgtttttatatatttacagtagaaaatttacaaaatatcttcatggaacataatctttacttaatatcctaatgatttttggcataaaagaaaaatctatcattttgaccgatacaatgtattgttgcctattgctaaaaatatatccatgctacttgcAGTGTAAGTTACAGTGTATATTCACTTTGTCTTCCAGCCAAAGATTTGATCAAGAAGCTCCTGGTTGTGGATCCTGAAAAGCGTCTGAGCGTTGAGGAGGCGCTGGCACATCCGTGGTTGAACGTACGTGCTGAAAAACCCACTAACTAGACAAATGTGCTTGAGCATTATTCAACTAGTATTGAAGTTTTCAACCTTTAAATAACATTTGAAATGTgattgttttaagtaaaataaaataaagcattccTCAAATTTAAAATATCATTCTTGTGATTGTGTAACAGGATGATGAGATGAAAAACACTGCAAACCAACTGATGCAACTTCAAACATCCAAggtacaacaacaaaaaatgcatttttattcagGATGAAAGTTTAAAAATTTTCTTTATTTGAAATGTATTACAACATTGACTAGATGCATACTAATACAAAAACTGAATGTGATTTTAGGTTCCATCACAGAAACGTAAGGCAGAAGAGGGAGAGGGTGACCCACCATCCAAGAGGAAACCTGGGCCTTGACTTTCACACACTTTTATTTGTTTCCTGCTGACCTTTTAAAAGCTCTTTTCATCCTTAACGTCCAACACTGTACTGCTCTTGTAAATATGCATTTCTATCATATACTgtgtcaaaaataaaatgttttaaaattttctaCACCTCTGAAGTTATCTGCAGACAATTCTAGCAATGTGTCAGAAATCTGTGCGAAACAAAACTCAATTTGAaaaaatttctcaatatttttttaatattgatagttgttcgtgagtcccttgtttgtcctgaacagttaaactgcccgcttttcttcagaaaaatcttttaggtcccacaaattcttttttcagcattatgtatttgaactctttccaacaataactaagATTTtacgatccatcttttcacactgaggaggacaactgagagactcatatgcaactattacagaaggttcaaatgttcactgatgctccagcagGAAGCATGATGCAATAAGAGAtgcgggtgaaaactttttttcatttgaagatcagagtaaattaaacttattttgtcttctggaaagcatgtcttctgtagcttctgaagagcagtacaaaatgaaaaaaatatatttaggcaaaataagaaaaatgtacacatcctcattctgttcaaaagttttcaccccctggctcttaatgcatcgtgtttccctttgaagcattagtgagcgtttgttGACCCCAGAGAGttaaacacaaaggatggtcaGACCAAaggttgatttaatttagtttatagaatttaattgataaagaaaatcaatTTGTGACACAATCTGACAACATCCTAGTTTTACAACGTTTTTACACATGTGCCTAAAACTTTTACcaatactgtagctttgcagataggtttcttgaagcatcttggagacattgccacagttctttctcagtttgttctgtttcttcatgtcattccagacagactggatgatggtgagatcagatctctgtgtagagcactggctgttgtcaggctccttgtgcaaacaaaaatctcactggataagtacaattaatggcaaaatgaatgtttggaaatgtaaactgatatttcctaatGACACACTACatcaaaagatagaaataactgacttaaaaccaattTTTAGCTGCTGAAAACACTAGTGTTCTATTAATTTTGCCACCACTGCAAATATAGCAAGATCTTCGGCATCTGAAGTTGTGTAATGTTGACTAGAAACAGGAAGCACTATCAGAACTTTGGCCAACAATCTCAAACCTGAAGTAACTTCACAACCATTCCCCGGCCCATCCCCTATTACAGGGTCGAAATGGTCAAGGGGTCCCAAGCAGGAAGGATTCATACTTCAGTTGACTATGGCTGGCAGACAGGCTGTTAAAGCGTACTTGGATCTCGTGTCTCAGGCCTGCAGGGCTGTACTAATATTCCTCAAAGTCAACAAAATGCCACATACAGTGGAAAACATTGCTATACGAAAAGGTAAGCAACATTGTTATTCAGTGGAGGCTGGTAGAGTGGTTTTGAGCTATTCTGAACATAGTGCATTTCATTTGTTGTTAACAACTTTAATGCTCTTGAACTTTTAGGGCAGCACAAAACACCTGAGTTCACCAAACTTAACCCCATGCAAAAACTGCCAGTGTTGGAGGACAACGGATTTGTTCTCACTGAGAGGTCAGGAGAACATGTAGCTATAAAAACCATAATTTTTGGGGGGTGAAACATTCCTAAATGCTAGTTTTGTGAAACAGTGATGCCATATTGAAGTATCTGGCAACAGCCTACAATGTCCCTGATCACTGGTACCCCAAACTGCCAGAAAAGAGAGCCCGAGTGGATGAATACATGGCCTGGAATCATGCCAACACACGCACACATATTTCCTCCGTCTTCTTACATGAGGTAGGGTTTGACATGTGGCTAAACTCTTCAAATggttgtttttgcagtgatgctgtagaagaaccatttgtggttccccaaagaacccttcagtgaacaattcttaaaagaaccattttgaagaacattttaaaaatctaaagaatcttttttCACCATAAAGAGCCTTTTCtatatttgaaaggttccatggatgttcaaggttcttaatggaaccatcaatgccaataaagaacctttatattTAAGGGTGTAGTTGATGTGACATTTCAAGTAGTAATGTTATTCTGCATCTAAAACAGCTATTTACCTGTTTCATTTTGGCAGACTTTACAGGTTTTGCTCTCCTGTACAGGTTTTACTGCCACGCATGGGACAGCCAACAAATCCAGAGAAGCTTGAAAAGGCACTGGCAGACCTGGATGGCACATTAGACAAGCTGGATAACATGTTTCTGAAGAACCAGGCCTTCTTGTGTGGTGATGGCATCTCATTGGCTGACCTGTTAGCAGTTTGTGAGCTCATGCAGGTGAGAACTTGAAGCTGCTATACATACTGTGAAGTTGATTTAGAGGCCATTATGCATCATTCGTTAGGACGAAATTGATTATTCGTCCACAATTGTGCATGTAAAACATAAGTAGACACATGAGCCACGTTGATGTTATTTGATTGTCTCTGTAAGCCTCTGTGTGGTGGGAGGGACATTCTGAAGCACAGACGCAAACTGCTGAGCTGGAGCAGTCGAGTTCAGTCAGCGCTCTCGGATTCCTTTGATGAAGCTCACTTTGTTGTTTATAATATAAGGAAGAAGTTTACAGCTAAACAGTCTCCCTGTTCAAATCAAACCACTCTGTAGAGATACATTTCATGACTATTTACAGTTACCATTGAAATGTTTTTGCAGTTTGCCTTACAGGATCAATGATAAATCTGTCTGACATGAAGTCAGATATGCTTAAAATTACTTAATGTTGTATTTACAGTATTTCTTAATGTATGCATATCATGTTTTGGGGGCtaaattttgaataaatgtagGCCTAATGACAGCATTGGTTACATTCCACGTCTCATTTTACATACTCAtcatgctaaataaatgtataataagtAAAATGAGAATTAGTGTGTCCTAAATCAGAATGTTGGAAACAGTAAGCAAAGATGCCCCAACTATACATTTTTTAAGTTCATAGATCCCATGAAATGGCTTGATGAATGCAAATTTCTTCTGTTTACATATTTCCTTTTTAAACAGAAAATTGGGATGTTATAGTACATTGAAATTCCTAGAAATTACCTCTTGCAGCCTCAATGTTGTATTTCCTGACTTTCATATTTTCTCAATCAAACTAAACTAACCTTACCTCTTAGCATGAACAAATCCATTGTCCTCTAATCTATTGTAACtagaaacgtactcggttactaacgtaacctcggttctctcagagagggaacgagtactgcgtaagcgttaagcttacgcttggggaaaatcctttccgcgagagatattgaagccaaaaaattatccttaattttgtattaatgtaaaacgcgttgccgcagtgagcagacataggcgaggcgtattgcttgcctattggctgctctgcagcaactgcagcacctatcgagcgaggcttggcgcgaaaccagctccaatgagagcctttcgcgcctaatacgtcatctcccgccgaaagtggcgtgatccaagcctataaatatcgctcgaaggtagctacactctggttttttcatcataaaagcgcccagagcacgcgcttgcacggcaaggtacgcagtactcgttccctctctgagagaaccgaggttacgttagtaaccgagtacgttctcttacgagaggtctctcgtactgcgtaagcgttaagcttacgcttggggaccccatgtaaaacgccgtgcatgccaagatctgatgccatagacccgagggcgaatagcccggggttcatatagtgtttgaacgtgcttgaacatataaggggattaggaccctagaaacactggctcctggtatatccgggcaggtaaacgacctggataaacttggaacatgggtctagatatctgttaatatctagaccgatagcaacttggcctgtagggcgggaacctccaagttgtagaatcttatgaatgtagacggagaggcccagcctgccgccgtacaaatgtcttgcaggttaattccactcgaccaagcccacgacgaggccacgcccctcgtggaatgtgctctgacacccagcgggcatcgcatgcccttggactcgtacgccagtgcaatagcatccactatccatctggataaagtctgttttgacgcagccattcctttagaatgcccgtaaaacgagacgaacagctgttctgtctgtctaaaagcagacgtgcgagacacatagactcttagcgctctcactggacataagagtctcgcgtcagcctcttcattcccaaccggcagagcagacagtgcgatgacctgtgctctaaacggtgtgttaatagactttggcacatatccatgcttgggtttgagtataactttagagtcgttaggtccaaactccatgcatgtcgcgcccacggagagcgcgtGCAAATCTCCTACGCacttcactgaagcgagcgctaggaggaatatagccttaagagacagatattttaattcagccgcctgtagtggttcgaatggtccgcccttcatagcgtccagcaccacagaaaggtcccaagttgggactgaaggcggtctgggtggatttaatctcttagctcccctaaggaagcgtatgattaaatcattcctccctattgactgacctagcgttgtcatcgagaacgctgctatggccgccacataaactttgagcgtggacggggacctgcccttgtccagcagctcttgtaggaaggaaagtacatctgtcactccacagtctgtgggtgaggatccgcgggctgtgcaccagtccgcaaatatcgaccacttcgaggcatagagccgtctagtagatggcgccctagcctgtgtgatcgttgatatcactcctgtggggagttcatcatatattccctggtgacccatacatgaagggaccacagctcggggtgagggtgccaaatcgcgccgcccgcctgcgagaggaggtctctcctcacaggtattggccacggtgcgatgctcgtcatctgcatcagcgctgggaaccaaggctggttcccccaaaacggcgctattagcagtattgcacacccttcctccttcaccctctctatcacctgaggtaggagagagactgggggaaaagcataaagaggacggcggggccgcgcatgggctagcgcgtccttggctttggaaaagaattctagacaatgagcgttgtcctgagatgcaaatagatctatctccgctctgccgaatgttttccataatagttgcaccgtctgagggtgcagcgaccattcgcccgccggaacattgttcctggacagtctgtctggtcctacatttagggtcccccgcacgtgcgctgccctcagcgagcacaggttgcgatgagcccataccagaaggcgttctgcaagtgcatgtagttttctggacctgagaccgccctggcgatttatgtaagccactaccgatatgttgtcggagcggactaatacatgacttcccttcaataagggaagaaaatatgtcagcgcattctccactgccatcatttcgaggcagttgatatgcagcgatttctcgcgttctgaccactggccgaacgacggtctgccgtctagcagcgctccccatcccgaggtggacgcatccgtggacactactttcaccttcgagggtctctctagagtgacacctgtttggtaccagccggctgttctccacggcatcagggctgtaacgcatctctgattgatcgtgagacggagtcgaccggacgcccacgctcggcgcggcactcgcgctctcagccagaactgcagtgggcgcatgcagagcatccctaactgtagaactgatgatgctgaggccataagacctaacactctttgaaaggtcttgagcggggcagacttgctgcggcagagcgcgctcactgcgctctgaacgttcagcgcgcgcactgacgaaagcttcgTCAGCTGTCATTGCCAGCGAGTCCacttctatgcccaggaaggagatattctggctggggttcagcgagcttttctcccaattgactttcaaacccaagttctcgaggtgatcgagtaacatggtcgtgtgttccctgagcattgagtgagattgcgctaaaatcagccaatcgtccaaataattcagtattcgcacgcctttctgtctgagcggggcgagcgctgcgtccatgcactttgtaaatgtacggggtgctagggacaaaccgaatggcaggactgtgtactgataagcttggccctcgaaggcgaatctcaaaaatcgcctgtgacgcgacgctatctgtatttgaaaatacgcgtctttcagatccactgacacaaaccagtctcctcggcacacttgtgcgaggattttcttggttgtgagcattctgaactttcgcttcactagcgctttgttcagttgccttagatctagtggtcacttcggctcgtagcaggtgtgctgcatctgcctttatcgtggtctcgacgcgcgccgtgtaacggcgagggcgtcgtcgaaactggagcgaatagcctctctttataatgtccagcacccattttgagacccctgggagtttttcccatgcatctatcatgtaatgcgaggggtgggtgcgaagcgcgctccgatctgttactaacggagccgcttcggtgtctgtgacatgcaaggctcggggtacgctgaccgcggggactgctttctctgtgtgtatatgtggttgcgtgataacggcacatttaacacactcgatgcagctttaagccgcgtatactgggcgtcgtccggtttacagaaaccgtaagacctgcctgatgtaatatgtgtgggcactctggggtgggcacatataccacatgcgaagtcggtgaaactgtagcgaatagcctcctttaataatgtccagcacccattgtgaaacccctgggagcttttcccatgcatttacctgtaacgcaagggggtaggtgcgaagcgcgctccgatctgtcaataacggagtcgcttcggtgcgttgtgacgcacgagtgactgtgacattcgaggctcggggtacactgaccgcggggact
Protein-coding regions in this window:
- the LOC141334887 gene encoding glutathione S-transferase theta-1-like; this encodes MAGRQAVKAYLDLVSQACRAVLIFLKVNKMPHTVENIAIRKGQHKTPEFTKLNPMQKLPVLEDNGFVLTESDAILKYLATAYNVPDHWYPKLPEKRARVDEYMAWNHANTRTHISSVFLHEVLLPRMGQPTNPEKLEKALADLDGTLDKLDNMFLKNQAFLCGDGISLADLLAVCELMQPLCGGRDILKHRRKLLSWSSRVQSALSDSFDEAHFVVYNIRKKFTAKQSPCSNQTTL